One window from the genome of Palaemon carinicauda isolate YSFRI2023 chromosome 24, ASM3689809v2, whole genome shotgun sequence encodes:
- the LOC137617911 gene encoding uncharacterized protein has translation MTYLTDSMGLVSSIRQTQIDRDDRPSDELHGVAGPLKPAYAPNQAPSLIARPPTATSAWQQQSMPPIFLKNFPSRSFSGSLSVLDDEDRSRDIVPDTFSTAVPNSYIPSVPNSCKLFQPSVQRQESAKYANTCYSPLEMGSIQATGIILTRAARKLEATPPAYLRMPDHPNILPSSPPCYGSPQPPPNTSHGFRLGREVSSYPGVHKSHSNRDLVSGRNYRCNADQYGGPRPPSVG, from the exons ATGACCTACCTCACCGACAGCATGGGATTGGTTAGCAGTATAAGACAGACG CAAATTGACAGAGATGACAGACCCAGCGACGAACTGCATGGCGTAGCAGGACCTTTAAAACCAGCTTATGCTCCAAATCAGGCACCATCCCTGATTGCTAGGCCCCCTACAGCCACTTCTGCATGGCAGCAGCAGTCAATGCCACCTATTTTCCTCAAAAACTTTCCTTCGAGGTCTTTCAGTGGGTCCCTATCAGTCTTAGACGATGAAGATAGGTCAAGGGACATTGTGCCAGATACGTTTTCGACAGCCGTGCCCAACTCATACATACCCTCTGTACCTAACTCATGTAAGCTCTTCCAACCTTCTGTACAAAGGCAGGAAAGTGCAAAATATGCCAACACGTGTTACAGCCCTTTGGAAATGGGTAGCATACAGGCCACAGGGATCATTCTAACCAGGGCCGCCCGCAAACTCGAGGCCACGCCGCCAGCTTACCTACGAATGCCCGACCACCCAAATATCTTACCGTCTTCTCCACCTTGCTATGGATCGCCCCAGCCTCCACCTAACACATCCCACGGATTCAGGTTAGGACGTGAAGTGTCCTCTTATCCTGGTGTGCATAAGTCACATTCGAATAGAGATTTAGTTTCAGGGCGAAATTATAGATGTAATGCCGACCAATATGGTGGGCCAAGGCCCCCATCTGTCGGTTAG